From Antechinus flavipes isolate AdamAnt ecotype Samford, QLD, Australia chromosome 1, AdamAnt_v2, whole genome shotgun sequence:
GACTCTTCAGTTTTTCCTTCCTgtctcatttgttttatttagttgtattcattaaaataagtaaaatttggATATGCTCATTCACTAATATAATCCTAGCTCAGATCTTGATAACAATAAACTTGCCCCATTGTAACTGCCCTCTAactttcttttctgcctttttttgcCTCTGCTCTAAACCATTCTACATGTCATCACTATCTTCATGCCCCTACTTCTTTGCATCTGAGACTATGCcttatacatagtaggcattaaacCACTAAGTATTAGGAATTTTATTTGTTACTTTGCATATAAGATCTTGTTGAAAACAATTTAGTTCTTTGGTATCACTCATGAATAAGAAAGTACAATATAAGAGAGTTTATTTACTTAGCATTTTGTGGATAAAGAACAGTGGTTCCTGAATTAAACTAGTAGAGATTTTCATTAAAACAGTAATATAAGCACCACATATATGCAATTAATACAACCACCATACTCACAGTTATAATTAGGTGCGATCCGATGTTGAGCCTCCAGGCTAGCTAATGTAATATGAAAGATGATATGCAGCAACAGGAATGATAGACTGGTGAAGCACAGGGACTTTAACAAGCGTCCTGTGTGCCCTAGAAAAcaagaaacaagagaactgtaagAATATCTAGAATACAATAAAGCTGgttgtatgtatatttacatctgaatcttttttctattacattatctACCTCCATAGCCCTGCtatgaggaaaatactttatGAATGTTAAGGGGCATTAGAATTCTCTTAATTGAAATTATAAACCCATCGATGTAGTAAGAGAATTGATTACATGACAAATTAGTAATATGATCCACAAAAATGATACTGACTTGCCTATATGCTTTACTtaagaaagattctttttttttgtaaaaattatcAACACAGATATATGGTTGTAACAGTCAATTTAGAAAGAGTTCAagtcataagaaatgatcatttcaTGCTTAATTTCCAatataagttttatatttttattagcaCTAAATTTAAATAACTGTGGGTTACATTAGTCAAAACTGATCCGAgtgatattttctcatttatgtcAATCTTTAGCCCTTTAatcaatgtctggcacatagtagacttGTAATAAATTCTTGTTAGTTGATTATCACACCCACAAAAAAAGTTTCAGGAgaaaacattttaaggaaaaattcattaTATGTGACTTTTAACCTAATCTAATATttcaattgtatttatttttataatcaggGTTCAAATACTTAGCTCAAAAATATACTACTTAAATTTGCATATAATAATATCTAGGCAGAACTAAATATTATTAAAgcaatattagttttttttaatagttgataTGAGTGTTATTCAAATAACTGCTAATTCAATGTCAGCTAAGTTTATCTTTTATGAAAAATTTACTTAATATAAACCcactttattgtctttttttctttttatctttcaaattaaTGACATTTTGTCACTATATGGGGAGTCCCAAAACATTTTTGGaatcttatatatgtattttaattgcTTATATAAGTTCCAAAAATtgtgcttttgtctttgtatatctgtatatgtgtatgtgtatattaaacatatacatataatacactgttaagggacaggtcaattctccaagagcctccacagctgtggatcataacatctgaaggagctgcagAGCAGCCTTTGCtaacacaggtgttgtggactaggaataagataaattggaggtagaggaaagaggagagaggtcagacaacttaacagcctctcagtcagagaggccAGGGAACAGCAACTGTCTCtcggtctccttgtatcatcctatcacaagaggagatccattttgggttggatctccagcagccactgtcggGTGGCTCCCACGTATTCCAACAACTCTCCCATGTATTGCAACAATACATGATATAAATGGTATATGTTATGGCTATATAGCAAATAATGTCATTTTCTTATATCAGATTTGAGGAATAAGGATGTCCTATATTGAGAATAATTCATCTGTGAATattccagacctgtgatttcatagaCAGGAATGTTTTTTGTccagacactttttttttcagtaattgaTTCCATGAATTGCTATAACCATAAATCCATCGCCTATTTGTCAAGCTTTCCTCACCAAGTTCCTCTACTGACTACTAGACTGTACTCAAATATCAGGCTATCACTATTCCCttacttgaagcctttccagttTTATAGGGTTGACAGATTTGTTCTCTGTGGCTATAGTCTAAGAGTCTGTTATCACTATACTATAGTGGGGCATTGGAGAAGAGCTTTGCAGGAAGACTTTGTTATCATACCTAGAAAAGTACAGGTGCTTCCTAAAGTACAAAATCAACTATAACACTTAAAATCTGTGCCTATATTGGTTATTGGAGTGCATTATTCActcagaaaaatcttcaatatagATGAGTAAAACTAAATTTATCTAATGAATAAACCAAGCTTGAATgtgtttataaaataatattaatttctgaTGTGATTAACAATAATAACGATGATGAGGAAACAATCTTGGTGACAATATAGATTACTTCTATATAAAAATCATACTCTTAAAATATGATCTCTTTCAAAGGTAAGGAAAATGATATATTGGTGTTACTGAAAAATAACACTGATATAAATCTGTATGTTTTAGAATAAAGAATACTTCACATACTCCACTACTTGTAGACAGCTATAACCAAgtttcatattttcaaaaaatgagcATACTAACCCATGCCATAAATTTCCTTTATCCACTCAATTTATAAATCTCTATAATCAAACCTATGAGAATCAAATTACTCCCCTATGGTTCTAATGACCATTTCTGTAACTTTCTAAATGTTAACACCTCTGCCTAGTCATTATTCCACATATATAGTGGTTCCTTAttggaatgtaagttccttgagtaCAGAGTTTATCTCACATCTTAATTTTCAGTGTTTACTACAGTTCTTGATACATagtatgtagagggctgaaattccAAAAAGGTATGTTTGAAAATCCaaaaggctaattacctattcactGTGAGATAATAATTCTATTAGCATACATTTGGATAAttgctcttctcaccattggtgattgctgaatgtttggtgttaagataattatAGGCAaggtttggggggtgggggggaagaggggaaggccAGACGCACTTGgaggcaggacaaggaggagagaggttggCGACTCCAGACACCAGAATCCAGGATTTTGCTtgcctccttccttcatttctccccctaaagaccaaggactttgatttatcctgattctgactgaccctgaagccctccagggagctagcccatactctaTAATAGTAATtgttttaaaagagttttttttaattcattcattaagATAAGATAAAGATTTTGAGAGCAAGTATGCCCTAATTCATgtcaatattataataatagaatttgagaggagaagaaggagctGACCTGTAATTTCCTCAATTTAGGGAAGtgctaaaatggaaatggaaaattcattaaaaaccaACCAACTTttactaattgaaaaaaaattggattttagaGTACAAATACTGAaatgaatttcctttttaatattagcATGGtaagggggcaactaggtggtacagtaaatagagcacccgtcatgaagtcaggaagacttgagttcaaatctggtctcagacacttaatacatcttAACTGTgtaagcctgggcaagtcacttaatcctaattaccTCAGCATAAACAAAATAGCATGGCAAGGGATTGCTAGGAAAGAATGTCATATACATTTTAAGTTATTGTCAATTTATTGAGTGtttttcttaattgattttttttaacagaagggTTCAATTGTAATAGGGagctatttttaaatgatgtaaaattaatacatcaataaaactttttataattagagaaactaaaatgggaaaaaatctggcttgatatttatatttatatattgaattGTCTGCAGGTATAGTAAGTGACAAAAGTTCTTTTTagtttatcaatttttaaagaagacaTTTTCTAAAAACTAAGCAGCAATACATTTCAATATATCCCTTTAGCATCTGaaatctcaatttttccacacttTGATAGTGTGATCTTCATAAGCAGCTGTGATCAGAAAGAATCAGAATCCCATGGTAAAGTAAGAACTTCTCCTATTTTAGAAACCTTCATTCTTGGAAGATGTGAGAGTAGCTGCTCACATTGAATGTAGCACTTAAACAATCTCTCACTTTATAAGGCTTTACTTAGAGTTTTGCTACTTCGGTCAGGGTCTGTCAGAGCTTATGTTCCATCACTAGAATCTTTTTAAATAGAACATAATCATCATTTTTCAGGAAGGCAGCAAAATAATTCTTGTAGGCAGGGAATTTTAGCCTGAGGTTCATTGATACAATTTAAATGATCACTGGATTTGGTTggggaaaaataacatttttactaACTTCTAAGTGAATTTTCAActtattttaaaacctttttccTGAGGAGTTCATGGGCTTTACCAGATTATAGATGGAGTCCATCATGAACtcatgtgtgtgcatacacacacatagacacaaacacacatattccCCACATTAGAATCCCTGGCTTAAGGAAATACTATAGCAACAGACACTGGGACTGTGCTTTCATTGGTATGAAGAAGTGTCAGAGGAGGAAATCCGCTCTACTAATACAGTTTAACATTTTCTCTGTACTTCATTGCCTAGAatactgagaatttaagtgacttttttagAGTAACacatctaatatatatattaaaagttaTAGCTGGCTTCTAGTTCAGCTCTCTAACATTAAGTTCTTTGTCTCTTATCGCAGTATGGCTTTAATACTTATCTATTAACTTGGATGTGTGAGGAATTTTTTGTGGTTAAGTTACTGATGTGCCCTTGGTGTGACATTTCGTGAATGGTCCCAGACTCAGCATAAACAAATGAGTGTTGTTTAAAACTAATTACAGGATAAGTTCTTTTGCTGTGCCCAGGAGACTTTTATTAAAACCAATGGAATGAATTTCTGAGTCAGGAAAAGCATTTCATGAGAAATGACATATCCCCTACATCAGTGTTTTCAATACTTCCCCCCCATGAGATCATCAGAATGCTGCCAAACATGCTTTCCTTGTATTCAAACCAGATCCAATTGTGCCTacccatatctttttttaaagttaagcctcaattcaaagagatataaaaaatttCTTAAGTAATTAGATAATGTGCACATATAATAAGATTTTAGGAGAATGATTCTTCTAGGAGGAGAAAATGTTTCCAATGCCCAACTTAATTTCTGGGAAGGGTAATAGCAAAAGTGATGTTTCCTCCTGACCCGAGACAGATTGAGACCATATGTGGAGTACACATGGTTTGGGAGAAGAGAGACTGAAAACGATTGAAGTCTGATCAAGAACAAAGGAGAAGAGATGACcaatagaggaaaaaaggaaagagagatagcTAGGTATACCTGTCGTTGAGTACACCTGGGGTCTATGGTTATCATTGTTGCCTTTGTCTTCTGGGACTAGATTGAACAACTGATTGAACAAAAGTGGAATCTTAATAGGTAATGACCTAGAGTTCTTAAACATGTTGAAATGTCACTTTCCCTTTGTTTccctttatctataaaaaggggAGGATATTTTATCCAAATTTATTCATGTTTGTTCATAGTTCCTGATTTATTTCATGGCAACTGATTCTATATAAAATGTGATTGAtcacaactttttaaaagtttgtgttTAAATTTTCATGAAGAGGGATTTGCAAAGGAGAGGGATAGTAATTGGCTTTGGTAAATAGGCAAAAGTGAATTCTTGGTAAATCTTGAATAGGACTTGAGTCTCAGGAATGATTTGAGAAACATGGCTTTGACTTATTAATTTTAACTTATGTCACAAAGCAGGTAAAGCTAGGTCTTGGGTTTTTCCCCTTAGGGAAAAGCAATTCACCACTAATATTTTTTAGGAGTGGATGCACTGCCTTATCCATTGTGTCTCCTTTTCTCCCTACACATGCACAGAGAAATCTCTCTTTGGTGACAGATTTGAGGGTGATAACCAGCAAGTCTTGACTAGTTGGAGGAGAAAGAGTGTCTGGCCTAGGCTGGTAATGCTTCAGCCaaacaaatttccaaatattctacaccagtggtgtcaaactcacaTAGAAATAGATCCCTGGGAAGCACAAAttgatttaa
This genomic window contains:
- the LOC127544030 gene encoding piezo-type mechanosensitive ion channel component 2-like, whose translation is MASEVVCGLIFRLLLPICLAVACAFRYNGLSFVYLIYLLLIPLFSEPTRMTMQGHTGRLLKSLCFTSLSFLLLHIIFHITLASLEAQHRIAPNYNCEYGGCINCIYVVLILLF